A stretch of Triticum aestivum cultivar Chinese Spring chromosome 1D, IWGSC CS RefSeq v2.1, whole genome shotgun sequence DNA encodes these proteins:
- the LOC123166001 gene encoding septin and tuftelin-interacting protein 1 homolog 1-like encodes MALLKRSFTAALLDEGDDPSYPFKMPGSLARTTAPVAKMMRLWNYKQGSGLGAHGQGIIAPIKAIRHCSTAGIGHSEKTYKNGLHGAPAPSPPAQDEWHESAAVSRALHLERECCERTLALLRDVKLQGDDSVETEEALAAIVKSEEELRGKKRALGAWRGALPAPTVQHIVEQVLTPRMAMKAREWEPLWSPGCDHWLRPWIPLIGHLPESLYGTVESKISGGCYDVISPWKDYFGPTHWEIFSRRHILPKLTRWLQQLKITPPKQRDTKFREVMSWTPLVRTEDMVSILEQEFFGKWESALRHWLRSARPPSGEAAAWCAGWKNLFTPELLHDERVQARLEAGVAMVDREAADLSRLVCHT; translated from the coding sequence ATGGCGCTACTGAAGCGCAGCTTCACCGCAGCGCTGCTCGACGAGGGCGACGACCCGTCGTACCCGTTCAAGATGCCGGGCAGCCTCGCGCGCACCACTGCGCCGGtggccaagatgatgcggctgtgGAACTACAAGCAAGGCTCGGGCCTCGGCGCGCACGGCCAGGGCATCATCGCCCCTATAAAGGCCATCCGGCATTGCTCGACCGCCGGCATCGGCCACTCCGAAAAGACGTACAAGAACGGCCTGCATGGCgcgccggcgccgtcgccgccagcCCAAGACGAGTGGCACGAGTCGGCGGCCGTCTCACGAGCCCTGCACCTCGAACGGGAGTGCTGCGAGAGGACCCTCGCGCTGCTGCGCGACGTGAAGCTTCAAGGCGACGACAGCGTGGAGACGGAGGAGGCGCTGGCGGCGATCGTCAAGTCCGAGGAGGAGCTCCGGGGGAAGAAGCGTGCGCTGGGAGCGTGGAGGGGCGCGTTGCCTGCTCCGACCGTGCAGCACATCGTGGAGCAGGTCCTCACGCCGAGGATGGCCATGAAGGCGCGAGAGTGGGAACCGTTGTGGAGCCCGGGCTGCGACCACTGGCTACGCCCGTGGATCCCCTTGATCGGTCACTTGCCGGAGAGCCTCTACGGCACCGTGGAGAGCAAGATCAGCGGCGGCTGCTACGACGTCATCTCCCCATGGAAAGACTACTTCGGCCCCACGCATTGGGAGATCTTCTCCCGGCGTCACATCTTGCCTAAGCTCACACGATGGCTGCAACAGCTCAAGATCACACCACCAAAGCAGCGCGACACTAAGTTCCGCGAGGTGATGTCGTGGACGCCTCTGGTGCGCACCGAAGACATGGTGTCGATCCTAGAACAGGAGTTCTTCGGCAAGTGGGAGAGCGCGCTGCGTCACTGGCTGCGGTCCGCGAGGCCGCCGTCGGGAGAGGCCGCGGCGTGGTGCGCCGGCTGGAAGAACCTCTTCACCCCGGAGCTGCTCCACGACGAACGCGTGCAAGCACGGCTGGAGGCCGGCGTCGCCATGGTGGATCGAGAAGCGGCAGACCTCAGCCGTCTTGTTTGTCATACATAG